The genomic DNA TCCACCACGTGGCAGCGCCGCTCGAGCAAGGCGATCGCCGGCAGGAAGCGGGCGCGTTGCAGGCCGTCCTTGTAAAGATTCTTTGGCGCAGTGTTCGACGTCGTCACCAGGGTGACGCCACGGGCGAACAAGGCGTCGAGCAGGGTGGCCAGAATCATCGCATCGCCGATGTCGTTGACCAGAAACTCGTCCAGGCACAGGACGCGACACCGCTGCGCGATACCGGCGGCCACTTCGATCAGCGGGTCCTGTCGTTCACCCAGCTCACGCAGGCGCTCATGCACCTCGCCCATGAAGCGGTGATAGTGGCGACGTAATGCCACGCCAGGCGGCAGGCTCGACACGAACAGGTCCATCAGAAACGTCTTGCCGCGACCGACGCTGCCCCAGAGGTACAAGCCGGGTACGGGCTCCGATGATTCGTTGCCGAGCAGCGATTTCAACTTTCCGAAGAAGCCGCTGTTGTCCTGCCTGGTTTCGCAGAGCGATGCATACATGCGATCGAACTCGGGCAGCAGCGCCTGCTGCGCGGGATCGGCTTCCCAGCGATGTGCCGCGATACCTTCCTGGTAACGCGCGCTGGGGGAGAGGGGGATGTCGCTCATGGTCTACCGGATAATTCGTATGGCTGAAAGAAACCACCGTCATCCCGGCGAAGGCCGGGATCTACTCCTCTAAGTGGCCGCTTGCCAAAGGTCGTCTGACAGGCGAGGACTGAGGAATGGATCCCGGCCTTCGCCGGGATGACGACGTAGGAGAGGATGTTTAATTCAAGGCATGTAATCGACCGGCAATTTTGAATCACGCTCGTCATGCCACGCCTGGATCGTCTTCGGCAGACGCTTTTTCCAGGCCGGTACATTGGTGTAGTAGCGCATGCGCGAGTTGTTCTGCTTGTCGAACACCAGCAGGCCAATCCAGAGCTGATCGCCCTTGCGCATGACTACCGCGGCATTGGTATTGGCCAGGCCGCGCACGAAATAATCGCCGACCTTCGCGCCCAGACCGTCCTTGTCGTCGATCTCGCCCTGCA from Dyella sp. GSA-30 includes the following:
- the zapE gene encoding cell division protein ZapE gives rise to the protein MSDIPLSPSARYQEGIAAHRWEADPAQQALLPEFDRMYASLCETRQDNSGFFGKLKSLLGNESSEPVPGLYLWGSVGRGKTFLMDLFVSSLPPGVALRRHYHRFMGEVHERLRELGERQDPLIEVAAGIAQRCRVLCLDEFLVNDIGDAMILATLLDALFARGVTLVTTSNTAPKNLYKDGLQRARFLPAIALLERRCHVVEMISSRDWRLRALSQAPVYHTPPSAEAERALSKIFTTQAVGDVVEGGDIVINDRPIPLRKRADNILWFEFDALCEGPRAVSDYIELAKAGPAIIVSNVPQFTVYSEDAAKRFVLLVDEFYDRHVKLILSAAAAITELYDGERLRAEFGRTESRLIEMQSEAYLALDHRAD